A single region of the Lycium barbarum isolate Lr01 chromosome 2, ASM1917538v2, whole genome shotgun sequence genome encodes:
- the LOC132627469 gene encoding aspartic proteinase-like protein 1 isoform X2, with amino-acid sequence MLEAICSGSLVIVYNALHCLQATTQCWCSLEFGASIMQDKDLNEYSPARSSTSKHLSCSHELCQLGPNCQNPKERCPYTVNYYSENTSSSGFLFEDQLHLTSVGGHEHQGSVRASIVVGCGSKQSGSYLNGAAPDGVMGLGPGEISVPSLLAKSGFVPRSFSLCFGKNNSGTIFFGDQGPESQRQSSFVSLNGKYNTYVVEVQRYCVGGSCPKQSGFQALVDSGSSFTYLPSKIFTEVVTEFEEQINATRLATEDFPYCYKASSRGLPNIPTMKLVLAANQSFVIQNPMFTISNGQGDNYYCVGILPIEGMIGIIGQNLMEGYRMVFDWENMKLGWSRSKCQDIGGSAKVPPTPPPSGLTTNPLPTTEQQRSPGGHAVAPAIAGKATPKPSAASLHAVSWHCAMSSLLLSLVVWLPYKI; translated from the exons ATGCTGGAAGCGATCTGCTCTGGGTCCCTTGTAATTGTGTACAATGCGCTCCATTGTCTTCAAGCTACTACTCAATGTTG GTGCTCCCTTGAATTTGGGGCATCTATTATGCAGGATAAAGATCTGAATGAGTATAGCCCAGCACGATCAAGCACCAGCAAGCATCTTTCTTGCAGCCATGAATTGTGTCAACTGGGTCCTAACTGCCAGAATCCAAAGGAACGATGCCCTTACACTGTTAACTACTATTCTGAAAATACATCAAGCTCGGGTTTTCTGTTTGAGGACCAACTGCATTTGACTTCAGTTGGTGGACATGAACATCAAGGTTCTGTGCGAGCTTCTATTGTTGTAGG CTGTGGTAGCAAACAAAGTGGCAGTTATTTGAATGGAGCTGCTCCAGATGGGGTGATGGGTTTAGGGCCTGGAGAAATTTCTGTTCCAAGTTTGTTGGCGAAGTCTGGATTTGTTCCACGTTCATTCTCTTTGTGTTTTGGAAAGAACAATTCTGGCACAATTTTCTTTGGTGATCAAGGGCCTGAGAGTCAAAGACAAAGTTCATTTGTATCTTTAAATGGGAAGTA CAATACCTATGTTGTTGAAGTTCAACGTTATTGTGTTGGGGGTAGCTGTCCAAAGCAAAGTGGATTTCAAGCCTTAGTTGATAGTGGGTCTTCCTTCACTTATCTCCCTTCTAAAATCTTTACAGAAGTAGTAACTGAG TTTGAAGAACAAATAAATGCTACAAGGTTAGCGACAGAAGATTTTCCTTACTGCTATAAGGCTAG TTCACGAGGTTTACCAAACATTCCTACCATGAAACTTGTGTTAGCTGCTAACCAGAGCTTTGTAATTCAGAACCCCATGTTTACCATCTCCAATGGTCAG GGAGATAACTATTATTGTGTAGGTATCTTACCTATTGAAGGAATGATTGGTATTATTGGAC AAAATCTTATGGAGGGATATCGAATGGTGTTTGATTGGGAAAACATGAAGTTGGGTTGGTCTCGCTCCAAGT GTCAAGACATAGGCGGGAGTGCAAAGGTACCACCAACACCACCTCCGAGTGGTTTGACAACAAATCCGTTGCCAACAACTGAGCAACAAAGAAGCCCGGGTGGACATGCAGTTGCACCTGCCATTGCCGGTAAAGCTACCCCTAAACCATCTGCAGCATCACTCCATGCAGTTTCATGGCATTGTGCTATGAGTTCTCTTCTACTTTCATTGGTTGTATGGTTGCCTTATAAGATATAA
- the LOC132627469 gene encoding aspartic proteinase-like protein 1 isoform X1, translated as MSIVVVLTAAALLLLLSVNVAVCNTFSSRLIHGFSDEAVSFLASKGKTSRVTWPKRESVEHARLLLSNDLKRQRLKKQFLLFPSQGSQTHFYGNDLSWLHYAWIDIGTPNTSFLVALDAGSDLLWVPCNCVQCAPLSSSYYSMLDKDLNEYSPARSSTSKHLSCSHELCQLGPNCQNPKERCPYTVNYYSENTSSSGFLFEDQLHLTSVGGHEHQGSVRASIVVGCGSKQSGSYLNGAAPDGVMGLGPGEISVPSLLAKSGFVPRSFSLCFGKNNSGTIFFGDQGPESQRQSSFVSLNGKYNTYVVEVQRYCVGGSCPKQSGFQALVDSGSSFTYLPSKIFTEVVTEFEEQINATRLATEDFPYCYKASSRGLPNIPTMKLVLAANQSFVIQNPMFTISNGQGDNYYCVGILPIEGMIGIIGQNLMEGYRMVFDWENMKLGWSRSKCQDIGGSAKVPPTPPPSGLTTNPLPTTEQQRSPGGHAVAPAIAGKATPKPSAASLHAVSWHCAMSSLLLSLVVWLPYKI; from the exons ATGTCGATTGTAGTTGTACTGACGGCGGCGGCGTTGCTGCTGTTGCTCTCCGTTAATGTCGCCGTTTGCAACACGTTCTCGTCGAGGTTAATTCACGGGTTCTCAGACGAAGCGGTGTCGTTTTTGGCATCTAAAGGGAAGACGAGCAGGGTGACGTGGCCGAAACGCGAGAGTGTGGAACACGCGAGGTTGTTACTTAGCAATGATTTGAAGCGACAGAGATTGAAGAAACAGTTTTTGTTGTTTCCTTCTCAAGGAAGTCAAACTCATTTCTATGGAAATGACTTGAGTTG GCTTCATTATGCGTGGATTGACATAGGGACACCAAATACATCTTTTCTTGTCGCATTGGATGCTGGAAGCGATCTGCTCTGGGTCCCTTGTAATTGTGTACAATGCGCTCCATTGTCTTCAAGCTACTACTCAATGTTG GATAAAGATCTGAATGAGTATAGCCCAGCACGATCAAGCACCAGCAAGCATCTTTCTTGCAGCCATGAATTGTGTCAACTGGGTCCTAACTGCCAGAATCCAAAGGAACGATGCCCTTACACTGTTAACTACTATTCTGAAAATACATCAAGCTCGGGTTTTCTGTTTGAGGACCAACTGCATTTGACTTCAGTTGGTGGACATGAACATCAAGGTTCTGTGCGAGCTTCTATTGTTGTAGG CTGTGGTAGCAAACAAAGTGGCAGTTATTTGAATGGAGCTGCTCCAGATGGGGTGATGGGTTTAGGGCCTGGAGAAATTTCTGTTCCAAGTTTGTTGGCGAAGTCTGGATTTGTTCCACGTTCATTCTCTTTGTGTTTTGGAAAGAACAATTCTGGCACAATTTTCTTTGGTGATCAAGGGCCTGAGAGTCAAAGACAAAGTTCATTTGTATCTTTAAATGGGAAGTA CAATACCTATGTTGTTGAAGTTCAACGTTATTGTGTTGGGGGTAGCTGTCCAAAGCAAAGTGGATTTCAAGCCTTAGTTGATAGTGGGTCTTCCTTCACTTATCTCCCTTCTAAAATCTTTACAGAAGTAGTAACTGAG TTTGAAGAACAAATAAATGCTACAAGGTTAGCGACAGAAGATTTTCCTTACTGCTATAAGGCTAG TTCACGAGGTTTACCAAACATTCCTACCATGAAACTTGTGTTAGCTGCTAACCAGAGCTTTGTAATTCAGAACCCCATGTTTACCATCTCCAATGGTCAG GGAGATAACTATTATTGTGTAGGTATCTTACCTATTGAAGGAATGATTGGTATTATTGGAC AAAATCTTATGGAGGGATATCGAATGGTGTTTGATTGGGAAAACATGAAGTTGGGTTGGTCTCGCTCCAAGT GTCAAGACATAGGCGGGAGTGCAAAGGTACCACCAACACCACCTCCGAGTGGTTTGACAACAAATCCGTTGCCAACAACTGAGCAACAAAGAAGCCCGGGTGGACATGCAGTTGCACCTGCCATTGCCGGTAAAGCTACCCCTAAACCATCTGCAGCATCACTCCATGCAGTTTCATGGCATTGTGCTATGAGTTCTCTTCTACTTTCATTGGTTGTATGGTTGCCTTATAAGATATAA
- the LOC132622673 gene encoding probable WRKY transcription factor 27, whose product MGDNDWDLGAVVRSCNINTPNNVVDSSLGLESLIFENGVDWEFLESLLDDEHVDIPFIGSTDFFSREFLVAQQQKLDDQSSSINNSKTPVTIIADEVKIMDQQIILPPQPPPALAPMLAAAPHELFIPQQQLVKSVKVFPTSTMLRTPLVKTRKRKNQAIEIIYELRQEELLDDTWAWRKYGQKPIKTSSFPRNYYRCSTSKGCRAKKHIEKSAEAENLFVVVYSGEHNHPPPTKGSCLSGRSTHDTKSKLPKGINIVPKALKFNSSSSNFSQQHSSDSPISSKTPMLEIENACTNKNEMMTAEKKSDEEEEVVLIPNKFWNEDILKSFEVLNRITCNKFDSST is encoded by the exons ATGGGTGATAATGATTGGGATCTAGGAGCGGTTGTAAGAAGCTGCAACATCAATACACCTAACAACGTTGTAGATTCTAGTTTAGGCTTAGAGTCTCTGATTTTTGAAAATGGTGTTGATTGGGAATTTCTTGAGAGTCTTTTAGATGATGAACATGTCGACATACCTTTCATAGGCTCAACCGATTTTTTTTCTAGAGAATTTCTAGTTGCTCAACAGCAAAAACTAGATGATCAATCTTCTTCGATCAATAACTCCAAAACCCCCGTTACTATAATTGCTGATGAAGTTAAAATCATGGACCAGcaaataattcttcctcctcAACCACCACCAGCTCTAGCGCCTATGCTAGCAGCAGCACCACATGAATTGTTCATTCCGCAGCAACAACTCGTAAAGTCGGTCAAAGTCTTTCCTACTTCCACCATGCTCAGAACTCCATTGGTCAAGACTCGTAAAAG GAAAAATCAGGCGATAGAGATTATCTATGAATTGAGGCAAGAAGAACTCTTGGATGATACATGGGCATGGCGTAAGTACGGTCAAAAGCCCATCAAAACATCTTCATTCCCGAG GAACTACTATAGGTGTAGCACCTCAAAAGGTTGCAGAGCAAAGAAACACATAGAGAAAAGCGCAGAGGCTGAAAATCTTTTCGTCGTCGTGTATTCTGGTGAACACAATCATCCTCCTCCCACTAAAGGTAGTTGTCTCTCTGGGCGCTCCACCCACGATACCAAATCAAAGCTTCCAAAAGGCATAAATATTGTGCCCAAAGCATTGAAGTTTAATTCATCCTCGTCCAATTTCTCTCAACAACATTCAAGTGATTCTCCAATAAGCTCAAAGACACCTATGCTAGAAATCGAGAACGCATGCACGAACAAAAACGAAATGATGACGGCGGAGAAAAAAAGTGACGAAGAGGAGGAAGTTGTTTTGATTCCTAACAAATTCTGGAATGAAGATATTTTAAAGAGCTTTGAAGTACTGAACAGAATTACTTGCAACAAATTTGATAGCTCCACATAA
- the LOC132627470 gene encoding uncharacterized protein LOC132627470 isoform X1 encodes MSDYPVLGNLPINKWKVPELREELKRRNLMTKGLKDDLVRRLNDAIHKENGLEPAEPVKWEPDPGIVEFIDDCLRMSERQVPGGFIRDKVLVDVATVGTDDASGGRKHSEASIGSTSVINEIASTDQFVEDKIDKKHEVIDSSQNNDVVDEVSGVRDVAIQGNSTGQDAEDMKISSSEGVLEDNLRRQENDVEGTPLTSKEALENNSIKLENEGLKLSGMNAESDMSNPDTQVYEVNPDLGSQVKSDSFSTDTLPINENKDLNDNLNADSVKLVTEVFRQEMELQSSSKDLSGVGSVHPLDDQMPHEMLGLVGETNNEKSSEVKFSMKNSNADQVSVAVTKLEHGVESNTSSNSEQKDVQFEKARTLGDVVESSLSPKKLEASAENKHCVVASSDDGKVLSKISDVVDGENVEKINLDQSSADDSMEEDVVETKHVDFDHISKENDKTEEPITGMTEEPKVLRNGSSSSMQQDNPSEKVESPQETKDRFPDLSEKRKFQDEVGGGSKEPAKRQRRWKTDSLRTAEPQNSSIALSENLVQTTLVQPILGRTDSTVGEDAPKERLVPKSSKIATNSLKIENFLRPFTLKAVQELLARTGEVCSFWMDHIKTHCYVTYSSVEEAIETRNAVYNLQWPPKGGRLLVADFVDPQQVQIKIDGREAASPATNPSPAVPPASSSLQALPPWQQGRKQQVESEHPLTRQPPPAPPLTRQPPPAPPTAPPIKERLAPPVADKNDPPVITLDDLFRKTKAAPRIYYLPLTDEEVAKKLASRGDDKHESF; translated from the exons ATGTCGGATTACCCTGTGCTTGGTAATCTTCCCATTAATAAATGGAAGGTACCAGAATTAAGGGAAGAGCTTAAGAGGAGGAACTTAATGACAAAAGGTTTGAAGGATGATCTTGTTAGGCGATTAAATGACGCTATCCACAAAGAAAATGGTCTTGAACCTGCTGAACCTGTTAAATGGGAACCAGACCCTGGTATTGTTgaatttattgatgattgtctGAGGATGTCCGAACGTCAAGTTCCTGGGGGTTTTATACGTGACAAAGTCTTGGTTGATGTTGCAACTGTAGGTACTGATGATGCTTCTGGAGGAAGAAAACATTCAGAGGCTTCTATTGGTAGCACTAGTGTTATAAATGAGATTGCGTCTACTGATCAATTTGTTGAAGACAAAATTGATAAGAAACACGAGGTTATTGATTCTTCTCAgaataatgatgttgttgatgaggTATCTGGAGTTAGGGATGTTGCTATTCAGGGAAATAGCACTGGACAGGACGCTGAGGATATGAAAATTTCGTCTTCTGAGGGAGTGCTTGAGGACAACCTTAGGAGACAAGAAAATGATGTGGAGGGAACCCCACTAACATCCAAGGAAGCCTTGGAAAATAATAGCATTAAGTTGGAGAATGAGGGTCTGAAACTCTCAGGCATGAATGCTGAGTCTGATATGTCCAATCCAGACACTCAGGTATATGAGGTCAACCCTGATTTAGGGTCTCAAGTAAAATCTGACTCATTTTCTACTGATACATTGCCCATTAATGAAAATAAAGATTTAAATGATAATTTGAATGCTGATAGTGTTAAATTAGTAACTGAAGTTTTTAGGCAAGAGATGGAGCTGCAGTCATCCAGCAAAGACCTGTCAGGTGTTGGTAGCGTTCATCCATTGGATGATCAGATGCCACATGAGATGCTGGGTCTTGTTGGAGAAACTAACAATGAGAAATCTTCAGAGGTGAAATTTAGCATGAAAAATTCCAATGCAGATCAGGTTTCTGTTGCTGTTACCAAGCTAGAGCATGGTGTGGAAAGTAACACTTCAAGTAATAGTGAGCAAAAAGATGTACAGTTTGAAAAAGCTAGAACTTTAGGTGATGTTGTAGAGTCTAGTTTGTCACCCAAGAAACTTGAGGCATCTGCTGAAAATAAACATTGTGTTGTTGCTTCCAGCGATGATGGAAAAG TTTTGAGCAAGATATCTGATGTAGTGGATGGTGAGAATGTGGAAAAGATAAACTTGGATCAATCTTCAGCTGATGATTCCATGGAGGAGGATGTAGTAGAGACAAAGCATGTGGATTTTGATCATATTTCTAAGGAGAATGATAAGACTGAAGAGCCTATTACAGGAATGACAGAAGAGCCCAAAGTTCTACGAAATGGTTCTTCTAGTTCAATGCAGCAAGACAATCCTTCTGAGAAGGTTGAGTCTCCTCAAGAAACTAAAGATAGGTTTCCTGATTTGTCAGAGAAGAGAAAGTTTCAAG ATGAAGTAGGAGGTGGGAGTAAAGAGCCTGCAAAAAGGCAGCGCAGATGGAAGACTGACAGTTTGAGGACTGCTGAGCCACAAAATTCAAGTATTGCATTATCAGAGAACTTGGTTCAGACCACCCTTGTCCAGCCTATCCTTGGCAGGACTGACTCTACAGTTGGTGAGGATGCACCCAAGGAGCGCCTTG TACCAAAATCTTCCAAAATAGCCACTAATTCTCTCAAAATTGAGAACTTCTTGCGGCCTTTTACGCTGAAAGCTGTGCAAGAGCTCCTTGCCAGAACTGGTGAAGTCTGCAGTTTCTGGATGGACCACATAAAGACCCATTGTTATGTCACG TATTCTTCGGTAGAGGAAGCCATAGAGACCCGAAATGCTGTTTACAACCTCCAATGGCCACCAAAAGGAGGTCGTCTCCTGGTTGCAGATTTTGTTGATCCCCAGCAGGTGCAAATCAAGATAGATGGACGGGAGGCTGCTTCTCCAGCGACAAATCCCAGTCCTGCAGTGCCTCCAGCTTCATCCTCTCTTCAAGCACTACCTCCTTGGCAGCAGGGTCGCAAACAGCAGGTTGAGTCGGAACATCCACTCACTCGCCAGCCACCACCTGCTCCTCCACTCACACGCCAGCCACCACCTGCTCCTCCTACTGCGCCACCAATAAAAGAGAGGCTAGCTCCACCTGTTGCTGATAAAAATGATCCCCCGGTTATTACTTTGGATGACCTCTTCAGAAAGACCAAAGCTGCTCCCCGTATCTATTATTTACCGCTGACAGATGAGGAAGTTGCTAAAAAGCTTGCCAGTAGAGGAGATGATAAGCACGAGAGCTTTTAG
- the LOC132627470 gene encoding uncharacterized protein LOC132627470 isoform X2, translating into MSDYPVLGNLPINKWKVPELREELKRRNLMTKGLKDDLVRRLNDAIHKENGLEPAEPVKWEPDPGTDDASGGRKHSEASIGSTSVINEIASTDQFVEDKIDKKHEVIDSSQNNDVVDEVSGVRDVAIQGNSTGQDAEDMKISSSEGVLEDNLRRQENDVEGTPLTSKEALENNSIKLENEGLKLSGMNAESDMSNPDTQVYEVNPDLGSQVKSDSFSTDTLPINENKDLNDNLNADSVKLVTEVFRQEMELQSSSKDLSGVGSVHPLDDQMPHEMLGLVGETNNEKSSEVKFSMKNSNADQVSVAVTKLEHGVESNTSSNSEQKDVQFEKARTLGDVVESSLSPKKLEASAENKHCVVASSDDGKVLSKISDVVDGENVEKINLDQSSADDSMEEDVVETKHVDFDHISKENDKTEEPITGMTEEPKVLRNGSSSSMQQDNPSEKVESPQETKDRFPDLSEKRKFQDEVGGGSKEPAKRQRRWKTDSLRTAEPQNSSIALSENLVQTTLVQPILGRTDSTVGEDAPKERLVPKSSKIATNSLKIENFLRPFTLKAVQELLARTGEVCSFWMDHIKTHCYVTYSSVEEAIETRNAVYNLQWPPKGGRLLVADFVDPQQVQIKIDGREAASPATNPSPAVPPASSSLQALPPWQQGRKQQVESEHPLTRQPPPAPPLTRQPPPAPPTAPPIKERLAPPVADKNDPPVITLDDLFRKTKAAPRIYYLPLTDEEVAKKLASRGDDKHESF; encoded by the exons ATGTCGGATTACCCTGTGCTTGGTAATCTTCCCATTAATAAATGGAAGGTACCAGAATTAAGGGAAGAGCTTAAGAGGAGGAACTTAATGACAAAAGGTTTGAAGGATGATCTTGTTAGGCGATTAAATGACGCTATCCACAAAGAAAATGGTCTTGAACCTGCTGAACCTGTTAAATGGGAACCAGACCCTG GTACTGATGATGCTTCTGGAGGAAGAAAACATTCAGAGGCTTCTATTGGTAGCACTAGTGTTATAAATGAGATTGCGTCTACTGATCAATTTGTTGAAGACAAAATTGATAAGAAACACGAGGTTATTGATTCTTCTCAgaataatgatgttgttgatgaggTATCTGGAGTTAGGGATGTTGCTATTCAGGGAAATAGCACTGGACAGGACGCTGAGGATATGAAAATTTCGTCTTCTGAGGGAGTGCTTGAGGACAACCTTAGGAGACAAGAAAATGATGTGGAGGGAACCCCACTAACATCCAAGGAAGCCTTGGAAAATAATAGCATTAAGTTGGAGAATGAGGGTCTGAAACTCTCAGGCATGAATGCTGAGTCTGATATGTCCAATCCAGACACTCAGGTATATGAGGTCAACCCTGATTTAGGGTCTCAAGTAAAATCTGACTCATTTTCTACTGATACATTGCCCATTAATGAAAATAAAGATTTAAATGATAATTTGAATGCTGATAGTGTTAAATTAGTAACTGAAGTTTTTAGGCAAGAGATGGAGCTGCAGTCATCCAGCAAAGACCTGTCAGGTGTTGGTAGCGTTCATCCATTGGATGATCAGATGCCACATGAGATGCTGGGTCTTGTTGGAGAAACTAACAATGAGAAATCTTCAGAGGTGAAATTTAGCATGAAAAATTCCAATGCAGATCAGGTTTCTGTTGCTGTTACCAAGCTAGAGCATGGTGTGGAAAGTAACACTTCAAGTAATAGTGAGCAAAAAGATGTACAGTTTGAAAAAGCTAGAACTTTAGGTGATGTTGTAGAGTCTAGTTTGTCACCCAAGAAACTTGAGGCATCTGCTGAAAATAAACATTGTGTTGTTGCTTCCAGCGATGATGGAAAAG TTTTGAGCAAGATATCTGATGTAGTGGATGGTGAGAATGTGGAAAAGATAAACTTGGATCAATCTTCAGCTGATGATTCCATGGAGGAGGATGTAGTAGAGACAAAGCATGTGGATTTTGATCATATTTCTAAGGAGAATGATAAGACTGAAGAGCCTATTACAGGAATGACAGAAGAGCCCAAAGTTCTACGAAATGGTTCTTCTAGTTCAATGCAGCAAGACAATCCTTCTGAGAAGGTTGAGTCTCCTCAAGAAACTAAAGATAGGTTTCCTGATTTGTCAGAGAAGAGAAAGTTTCAAG ATGAAGTAGGAGGTGGGAGTAAAGAGCCTGCAAAAAGGCAGCGCAGATGGAAGACTGACAGTTTGAGGACTGCTGAGCCACAAAATTCAAGTATTGCATTATCAGAGAACTTGGTTCAGACCACCCTTGTCCAGCCTATCCTTGGCAGGACTGACTCTACAGTTGGTGAGGATGCACCCAAGGAGCGCCTTG TACCAAAATCTTCCAAAATAGCCACTAATTCTCTCAAAATTGAGAACTTCTTGCGGCCTTTTACGCTGAAAGCTGTGCAAGAGCTCCTTGCCAGAACTGGTGAAGTCTGCAGTTTCTGGATGGACCACATAAAGACCCATTGTTATGTCACG TATTCTTCGGTAGAGGAAGCCATAGAGACCCGAAATGCTGTTTACAACCTCCAATGGCCACCAAAAGGAGGTCGTCTCCTGGTTGCAGATTTTGTTGATCCCCAGCAGGTGCAAATCAAGATAGATGGACGGGAGGCTGCTTCTCCAGCGACAAATCCCAGTCCTGCAGTGCCTCCAGCTTCATCCTCTCTTCAAGCACTACCTCCTTGGCAGCAGGGTCGCAAACAGCAGGTTGAGTCGGAACATCCACTCACTCGCCAGCCACCACCTGCTCCTCCACTCACACGCCAGCCACCACCTGCTCCTCCTACTGCGCCACCAATAAAAGAGAGGCTAGCTCCACCTGTTGCTGATAAAAATGATCCCCCGGTTATTACTTTGGATGACCTCTTCAGAAAGACCAAAGCTGCTCCCCGTATCTATTATTTACCGCTGACAGATGAGGAAGTTGCTAAAAAGCTTGCCAGTAGAGGAGATGATAAGCACGAGAGCTTTTAG